In the Caballeronia sp. LZ062 genome, one interval contains:
- the otsA gene encoding alpha,alpha-trehalose-phosphate synthase (UDP-forming): MSRLIIVSNRVAPISEGGPAAGGLAVGVYDALKETGGVWFGWSGEVLSTPPDAITLEEHGPVTFATIGLVRRDYDQYYRGFSNATLWPAFHYRPDLIEFDRHEYDGYCRVNHWLAARLAPLLRPDDVIWVHDYHLIPFAQALRALGVENRIGFFLHIPFPASQILLSVPRHRELVEALCAFDLLGFQTEPDVRAFCDYVETEADGALTRHAGKPVEIRAFGQTLKAAAYPIGVYPDEVRALAKDGEGGRDVQIVKETLHQRKLVMSVDRLDYSKGLVERFRAFERLFEHDPEQRNNVSLLQIAPPTRTDVEAYRDIRQQLEAESGRINGRYAELDWTPIRYIHRQYERPVLAALFREAHVGLVTPLRDGMNLVAKEYVSAQNPDDPGVLVLSQFAGAARELTAALIVNPLDIDGMADALATALTMPLDERRARHREMYGQLRDNNVSVWRDNFLRDLKAR; the protein is encoded by the coding sequence GTGAGCCGTCTGATTATTGTTTCGAACCGGGTCGCGCCAATTTCCGAGGGCGGTCCGGCGGCGGGCGGCCTGGCGGTCGGCGTGTACGACGCGCTCAAGGAAACCGGCGGCGTATGGTTCGGCTGGAGCGGCGAAGTGCTGTCCACGCCGCCCGACGCCATCACGCTGGAAGAGCACGGACCGGTGACGTTCGCGACCATCGGCCTCGTGCGGCGCGACTACGACCAGTACTACCGCGGTTTCTCGAACGCGACGCTCTGGCCCGCGTTTCACTATCGCCCTGATCTGATCGAGTTCGATCGCCACGAATACGACGGCTATTGCCGCGTGAATCACTGGCTCGCCGCGCGGCTCGCGCCGCTGCTCCGGCCCGACGATGTCATCTGGGTTCACGACTATCACCTGATTCCGTTCGCGCAGGCGCTCCGCGCGCTCGGCGTCGAGAATCGCATCGGCTTCTTCCTGCATATTCCGTTTCCCGCGTCGCAGATTCTGTTGAGCGTGCCGCGTCATCGCGAACTGGTCGAGGCGCTTTGCGCGTTCGATCTGCTCGGCTTTCAGACAGAGCCGGACGTGCGCGCTTTTTGCGATTACGTCGAGACGGAAGCGGACGGCGCGCTCACGCGGCACGCGGGCAAGCCTGTCGAGATTCGCGCGTTCGGCCAGACGCTGAAGGCGGCGGCGTATCCCATCGGCGTGTACCCGGACGAAGTGCGCGCGCTGGCGAAAGACGGCGAGGGCGGGCGCGACGTGCAGATCGTCAAGGAGACGCTGCACCAGCGCAAGCTCGTGATGAGCGTGGACCGGCTGGATTACTCGAAGGGGCTCGTCGAGCGGTTTCGTGCGTTCGAGCGCCTCTTCGAGCACGATCCCGAGCAGCGCAACAACGTGTCCCTGCTTCAGATCGCGCCGCCGACGCGCACGGATGTCGAAGCCTACCGCGACATCCGCCAGCAACTCGAAGCGGAATCGGGGCGCATCAACGGGCGGTACGCCGAGTTGGACTGGACGCCGATCCGCTATATCCATCGGCAGTACGAGCGGCCCGTGCTCGCGGCGCTGTTTCGCGAGGCGCATGTCGGCCTCGTCACGCCGCTGCGCGACGGCATGAACCTCGTCGCGAAGGAGTACGTGTCCGCGCAAAATCCGGACGATCCCGGCGTGCTCGTGCTTTCGCAGTTTGCGGGCGCGGCGCGCGAGCTGACGGCGGCGCTCATCGTGAATCCGCTCGACATAGACGGCATGGCCGACGCGCTCGCCACCGCGCTCACAATGCCGCTCGACGAACGCCGGGCGCGGCATCGCGAGATGTACGGGCAATTGCGCGACAACAATGTATCGGTGTGGCGCGACAACTTCCTGCGCGACCTGAAGGCGCGATAG
- a CDS encoding ABC transporter ATP-binding protein, giving the protein MASPEGAAHAQPLYDPKRPLDQLTVSQRNAHNAKLASYAHRPLAFLMRYIRRHPIAHAIVLASVFAAVGCALASQYAIKHLIDVLGQGRGHPGPLWGAFMILVGLIAADNLLWRVGGWVGAHVFVIVTGDLRKDLFSYLSGHSPTYFSEKQPGMLASRITATSNAIYTSENVMAWNVLPPCIAVLGAIVMIVAVNPLMAAGLMAASLILALVLYRLAKRGSARHHSFASKAASVDGELVDVIGNMALVRAFGMTFREQKRFGSTVKAEMVARQQSLLYLEKLRLFHAVVTAILSAGLLGWALWLWSQGRATSGDIVLVSSLGFTILHGTRDLAVALVDVTQHVARLAEAVQTLLEPHGMPDRSDATELVPQGGRVDFEGVTFAYPRRRPILDNFHLHIEPGQRVGLIGKSGAGKSTVLALLQRFYETQKGSIKIDGQDIAGITQDSLRHAIALVPQDISLFHRTVFENIAYGRPDASREEVLAAAREARCTDFIEAMPEGFDTIVGDRGVKLSGGQRQRIAIARAILKNAPILLLDEATSALDSASEEAIQQALDRLMVGRTVIAIAHRLSTLQNFDRIIVMSAGRVIDDGSPQELRERPGLYRELLAKQHGKLPSIVATPHKQPA; this is encoded by the coding sequence ATGGCATCGCCCGAAGGCGCAGCACACGCTCAACCGCTTTACGACCCAAAAAGACCATTGGACCAACTCACCGTCTCCCAGCGTAACGCGCACAACGCCAAGCTCGCGAGCTATGCGCACCGTCCGCTCGCGTTCCTGATGCGCTACATCCGCCGGCATCCGATCGCCCATGCCATCGTGCTCGCGAGCGTGTTCGCGGCCGTCGGGTGCGCCCTCGCATCGCAATACGCGATCAAGCATCTGATCGACGTGCTCGGTCAAGGGCGCGGCCACCCCGGCCCGCTCTGGGGCGCGTTCATGATCCTCGTCGGCCTGATCGCCGCGGACAACCTGCTGTGGCGGGTCGGCGGCTGGGTCGGCGCGCACGTGTTCGTGATCGTCACGGGCGATCTGCGCAAAGATCTGTTCTCGTACTTGTCCGGGCATTCGCCGACGTATTTCTCCGAGAAGCAGCCCGGCATGCTCGCGAGCCGCATCACCGCGACCTCGAACGCCATTTACACGTCCGAAAACGTGATGGCCTGGAACGTCCTGCCGCCGTGCATCGCGGTGCTGGGCGCGATCGTGATGATCGTCGCGGTCAATCCGCTGATGGCCGCCGGTCTGATGGCCGCCTCCCTCATTCTCGCGCTCGTGCTCTATCGGCTCGCGAAGCGCGGCTCGGCGCGGCATCACAGCTTCGCATCGAAGGCGGCGTCGGTGGACGGCGAACTGGTCGACGTGATCGGCAACATGGCGCTCGTGCGCGCGTTCGGCATGACGTTCCGCGAGCAAAAACGTTTCGGCTCGACGGTCAAGGCCGAAATGGTGGCGCGTCAGCAGAGCCTGCTCTACCTCGAAAAGCTGCGGCTCTTTCACGCCGTGGTCACCGCGATTCTCTCCGCTGGTTTGCTCGGCTGGGCGCTTTGGCTATGGTCGCAAGGCCGCGCGACCTCGGGCGACATCGTGCTCGTCAGCTCGCTCGGCTTCACCATCCTGCACGGCACGCGTGATCTCGCCGTCGCGCTCGTCGATGTAACGCAGCACGTCGCGCGTCTCGCCGAAGCCGTGCAGACGCTGCTGGAACCGCACGGCATGCCGGATCGTTCGGATGCGACGGAACTCGTGCCGCAAGGCGGGCGCGTCGATTTCGAAGGCGTGACGTTCGCGTATCCGCGCCGCCGCCCGATTCTCGACAACTTCCATCTGCATATCGAGCCGGGGCAGCGCGTCGGCCTGATCGGCAAGTCGGGCGCGGGCAAGTCCACGGTGCTCGCGCTCCTGCAACGCTTTTACGAGACGCAGAAAGGCAGCATCAAGATCGACGGTCAGGATATCGCCGGCATCACGCAAGACAGCTTGCGTCACGCCATTGCGCTCGTGCCGCAGGATATTTCGCTGTTTCATCGCACGGTGTTCGAGAACATCGCTTATGGGCGTCCGGACGCGAGCCGCGAGGAAGTGCTCGCCGCCGCACGCGAGGCGCGCTGCACCGACTTCATCGAGGCGATGCCGGAAGGCTTCGATACGATCGTCGGCGATCGCGGCGTGAAGCTGTCGGGCGGTCAGCGCCAGCGGATCGCCATCGCACGGGCGATTCTGAAGAACGCGCCGATTCTGCTGCTCGACGAAGCCACATCCGCGCTCGACAGCGCCTCCGAGGAAGCGATCCAGCAGGCGCTCGACCGGCTGATGGTCGGCCGCACGGTGATCGCCATTGCGCACCGCCTGTCGACGCTGCAGAACTTCGACCGCATCATCGTGATGAGCGCAGGGCGCGTGATCGACGACGGCTCGCCGCAAGAACTGCGCGAGCGTCCGGGGCTGTATCGCGAACTCCTGGCGAAGCAGCACGGCAAGCTACCCTCCATCGTCGCAACGCCGCACAAGCAGCCGGCCTGA